The Pirellulales bacterium genome includes the window AAAAAAGCCCGCACCGATTACTGAATCGGTGCGGGCTCGATTTGTGTCGAACGATCAGCCAGCTTGGTCAACAAGATCAACGATCTTAAGTCTCGGCGACAGTTCGCCGACGCATGCGCCGGCAGCCGATGGAAGCTAAAGCCACGCCGCCCATTCCCAACATCACGATCGACCCCGGTTCGGGGACCTGATACGTCGCATGAGCGGCGATCTGACCGTTGATAGTGAGGACCTCGGTAGCGGGTGTGCTGCCAGAAATGATAAAGGTGAGCGCCGTGCTGACGGGGACGGTGAGCATCAATTGCTCAATCTGGCGCGCCGGATCGAGCATCGTCGTAGTCAAAGTGCCGAGAGCACCGACGCTTGGTGCAAATGTGGCGGGAATTGTAGTGGTAAACCCGGAAGTCGTGGCGGGCGAACCACTTGTAATCGCGCCATCGTTGATGCCCGTGGCAATTCCGGACGCCAAGTTGCTATTGGTCACGAACGTTTGAGTCCCCACGACGCCGCTAAGCGCCTGGTTCAAGATGCCGGTATTCTGTTGGATATCAAACACCGCGGAACGCAAGACGGAATTGACCGAGGCCACAGTAACCAACCCGCCGACCTTAAGCGTGGTCGCAATCCCGTATTCTCCCACGTCCGTGCCAGTTGCGCCACCATTTGCGGGAGTAAGTGGAATTGGCGCCGCCGCAACTTCAGGATAGGTCCCGGTATAGAGTCCCGGTACCAGATTGCTGCTGCCCGGAAAAGAAATCGTCGTGGGCGTTACATTGGCGAGTAGAGTACCGCCAATATAAGAAACCAAGCTGCCCGGGTTGCCTGTCGAGAAACTGCCGCTGGGAAAATCGCCGGCTTGAGGTCCGAAATTTCCTACCGCCGTACCGACGCCTGCCACCGGCACGCTTAGATTGCCCCCGACGGTAAGCCAACTACCGGCGTTGTATTGTCCAATGTTTCCACTGGTGTTTGCAATCGGCGTCAAACCCGTTGCACCACCAGTAGTGTCTACAATGAACGAGAGATTTTGTGCATTTGCTGCTTGACTGATCGCCAGGGTGAGCAAAATCACCGCACCCTGAAACGCCCTAACCCTTGTCAGTAGCATTGGCGACTCCCTTGATCGTGTTGAGGTGTCAATGTCGGAAGAATATCTACCTCTACAGTAGGGTATGGCTGTACCACCTGCAAGGAATATCCGGACTAACGTTTATATCTGTGCGAGCGCATTGAGTTCTTCGCCTGCTCGGCGATGGCACTGGGGGGGCCATGTCGCCGTTAGAATGGCAATACACATCTCGCGAACCCGGCAAGGAGTAAGTCTGCGAGTGCGAGGGAGAATTCCACCTAAGATTTGGGCTGAACAGGCTTTAGAATGAAAAAGTACAGATGGGGCCGGGCGCAATAAAAAAGCCCGCACCGATTCAGTAATCGGTGCGGGCTGAATTTGTGCCGAACGATCGGCTAGCTTGGTCTATCTGATCGCTAAACTTAGGCTTGACGTCGTGACCGCTGACGCATCCGTCGGTAACCGACGGAGGCCAACGCCACTCCACCCATGCCCAACATCACGATCGACCCAGGCTCGGGGACTTGGTACGTCGCATAGGCGGCAACCTGACCGGTGAGGCCGATGACGATGGTAGCCGGCGTGCTGCCAGTGATCGTCTCAGTGACCGTCGACTTGATGGGCACCGTGAGCATCAGACTCTCGATCTGACGAACGGGGTCCAAGATCACGGTGGTCAAAGTACCGACACCGCCCGTGCTTACGGCGATAGGAGCACCGGCGAGCGTGCCGGTCCCGTAGAGGTTCGGAACGGTGTTTCCGAGTACGACTGCTCCCTTAAGGTTGTAATCCAGGTCACCGCCGGTTAGCGCGACCCCGATCCCGCCGGTGGTCGTAAACGTTTGGGTTCCTGGAGCGCCGATGAGGGCTTGGCTCAAAATGCCGCCCGTCTGCGAGATATCGGCGACCGCATTTCGCAAAGCTGCGTTACCGCTTGCCGCTGTGAATATCCCAAGGGCCTTGAGCGAGATGGCCACACCATAGTCGGCGGGGTCCGAACCGGGTGCGTTGTCAGTTCCGCCACCGATTTGCGGGGCGAGAGGAACCGCGGCGCCTCCAGCCACGGGATAGTGCGCGGTATAGAGACCGGCGTCGAGCGTGCTACCGCCCGGGAAAGCAATCGTCGTCGGGGTGACGTTCGCGAGCAGGGTCCCGCTGTAAAAGGACGTGAGGCTACCGGGGTTGCCAGTCGAGAAGGCGCCACTGGAGCCGGCTGTAGCGGTAAAGGCGCCGGAGGCACTAATGCCACTCGCGGATGCGCTGATGTTTCCACTCAGCGTTAGGAAGCTGCCCGCGGCGTACTTGCCGGTATTGGCAGTCGTGGGTGCGATGGGGGTCAAACCCGTTGCGCCACCGGTGGTATCCACCGTGAAGGTGACAGTTCCTGCATTGCTCACCTGGCTTAAACCCAGAACGAGAGCGATCGCTGCACCTTGAAACGCGCGAATTCTTGTCGATCTCATTAGCGACTCCTCTATTGCAAAAGGGACCAAGCTGTACAAATCTTTGGCTAAGGCTAATGGAGGGTTACAGGGATTTCAAGGTTTATTTCCGTTTTTAAGTCAAAACCGGCAAAAATCCCTTCGTAGGGGGGGTCGGCAATCTTTTATTGAACCTAGAGCGCCTTGGCCTCCTGAAATGGATTCTCGGAGAAAAAGCCTGATACTTGCCGCGATTTGCCGTGTCGGACGATTCTCGCCTCACCTTGCAAGGCAGAATTGCTCGCACTTTTCACGCGGCCCCCGTAAGCTCTAGATTCCTGGTCGATCTGCTAGATTCCCCCTGCCCTCGGCACGTTCATGCGGCCAGGGCAGAGATATTACAATGGCAGTCAGGGTCCGATAGGCTCGCACACCCCTACTGAAATCCCACTTCAAGGCCACGCATCACATGCCAAACTTCGATCGACGACGTTTCCTACAGGCCGGCTCGCTACTGTTGGCGGGCGGATACGTTCAAATTGCTTTTGGAGACGATGCCGGGCCGGCACCTGCGTTCGCTGCGCAACCGACGTTCGAACCCACGGCGCTGTTTCTCACCTGGCAGCGCGATCCGACGACGTCGATGACAATGCAGTGGATCGGCAGCGAAAAGGAAGGCGCGGATCGTCCGATCTGGTTTTCGCAGGCCGGCTCGAACCTGTGGCGGCAAAAGGCGGGCTCGCCGCGGCAGTACCCAATGACCGAAAAATGGATCCACCGCACCGAGCTGACGGGTCTTACACCGGACACCGAATACGTCTTTCGCGTCGGTCTTGATTCGCCCGAGCTGCGTTTCCGCACCATGCCGGCCAAGGCGACCAATACGATCCACTTTGTTTCAGGTGGCGATGCCGGAACTGGAACGCACCCTGTGCAGACCAATCGAGTGGCCGCGGTCCAGGCACCGCAGTTTGTCGTTATCGGCGGCGACCTGGCCTACGAAAACGGCAAAAGCCCGGACACGTTTCTCGAGTTCTTGAAGAATTATTCCCGCGACCTGCGCAGCGATCGGCAACAGCTGATTCCGATGTTGGCCTGCATCGGCAATCACGAAGTGAACGGCGGCTATGGCAAGTCGCGCAAAGAAGCGCCGTTTTTCTATGCCATGTTCGACGGCCTGTTCTCGGATTCAGGCTATGCATCGCTGGATTTCGGCGATTATTTATCGCTCGTGCTACTGGACACGAACCACACCACGCCGATCGAAGGTGCGCAGACGGATTGGCTCGCCAAGACCTTGAAGGACCGCGAGGAATGCCCGACGGTCTTCGTGTTCAATCATGTACCGGCCTATCCATCGTTCCGGCCGATCGGCCTCGACTTCGCCGGCGATTTGGGTACCGGGACCGGCAATCGCAAACTTTGGGCGCCCTTGTTCGAACGTTACAACGTCGACGCCGTCTTTGAGCACCATGACCACACCTACAAACGCACGCACCCACTACTTGACGGTCATACGAACAAGAATGGCATCGTGTACCTGGGCGACGGGTCGTGGGGCAAGATCCGCAAGCCGGCCAAACCCGAGGCGCGCCCCTACCTGGCCGTGACGGACGAAGCCTATCACTTGTCCGTCCACCGTATCGAAGGGGACCAACGCTTTCACGTGGCCCTCTCGGATACTGGTCGCGTCGTCGATATATGTTCGACGACAAAGCGCGCCCGGACCGGCAGCCGAGCATAGCCGGCCGACGACGTTTTTCAGCCATTGCCAACAGGTTCAACGGCCGCGCGCCGTTCCCATGTCGTGCGCGATAATCTGTACAGCACGTGGCGCAGCAAACGATCGCCAGCAGGCAGCTGCGGATGATCGAAGTCGTCCACCGGCGAATAGGTCATGCCGATGCGGTGCATGACGTCGCGAGAACGTTGGTTGTCCACGGCTGTCATCGAGACGATCTCGACCAGTTTCAACTCGTTGAAGCCCAGGGCGAGCGCTGCGCGCGCTCCTTCGCTGGCGTAGCCATGTCCCCAATACTGGTAGGCGAGCCGCCAGCCGATCTCGACGCAAGGCGTGAAATGGGCGTGGAATTGCGGAATGCTCAGTCCTACGAAACCCACAAAGGGCGCCACGCCCGGCACTTCGACGGCCCACAGGCCAAAGCCGTGTCGGGCGAAATGGTCGCGAATGCGGGTGGCCGTGGTGTCACTCTCGGCCCGATCCAGCACTTTTGGAAAATGCGCCATCACGCGCGGATCGGCGTTGAGTGCGGCAAATGCATCCTGGTCATTGTCGGTCCAATGGCGCAGCAGCAATCGTGCAGTCGTAATGCTGGGCTGGTCGGACATGCCTGCTTCCTTGGTTTTTGCAGCAACTGCGTCAGGCGTGCGGCTGGCGCGTTCCCGTGGTGAAGACGGGAATCGTGCAGTTTACCGCCAGCCAAACCAGGCTGGAAATCGCGTACGTGGCAGCGATGAGGAGGAAAACGGCGTACCAGGAGAAACGCTCCGCGACCATTCCCAGCGCGGGTGCCGCGATCACGGTGCCTAGTCCTCCCACGCCATTGCCCAGGCCAAAAATCGTGGCCGCGTAGGGACCGGATATATCGGTGACCGTACCCCAGGTGGTTGGTTGGGCCCAATCGCTGAATACTTTGGCGCAAAAGAGCAGGCCGCAAAAGACGGCCGGCTCTTCGATAAAGGCCAGCGCCACCAGGACCAACAGCCCAGCCGAAGCATTGCCGACGCAACCAACCACCGAGCGCGCCCAACGGCGGCCGATGACACGGATCAAAAAGTCATTGATATATCCCCCCAGCACGCCTCCCAGCGCGCCGCCGAGCAGCGGCAACGACGCAAAAATCCCCATTTGCAAGTTATCCATACCGTGTACTTGCTTGAGGACCGAAGGCATCCAGACGACGTAGATCGTGTCGGCGAACGTCGCGCCGAAAAACTGGAGCAGAAAGAAACCCAGGTTTGCCGCCGATCGAGCGCTGATACCTTGGGACCATCGCCACAGCACGGCGCCACGAGACCTGCTTTCGGCTGCCACCGGTGAATGTAAAAAAGTGGTCGCTTCTTCGACGAGGGTGCCGTCATCCGCAGGTTGACCGTCCTCGATGATCGCCAGTTCTGCGGCGTTGACATGCGGATGCGCGGCCGGCGAATTGCGGAATACGATCAGCACGGCCACGCCTAGCACCACTCCCCAGCCAGCAAGAAGGAGGATACTGGTGCGCCAGTCGAGCCCCAGAAACCCCAGCATGACGGAAGCAAACAGCAAATTGGCAGTAAAGCCACCCATGCGACCAAAGAACGAGGCAATCCAGCCCTGCAGCGAGGTGCGGATCGATAACGGAAACCATGCCTGGGTCACCTTACCCAACGCCGGATAGCAACCGGCTTGCGTAACGCCAAACAGCAGCCTCACCCAGTACATGGCCGCGGGAGTGGGGGCCCAGGCGTGCAGAGCCAGGACACCGGACCAGGCCAACACAATGCCCCCCAGGAACAGGTGCGTCCCCAATCGATCGACCAGCAAACCGGTGGGGACTTGCAGCGCGACATAGCTGCTGTAGAAGGCCGATTGCATGAAGCCCAGGCCGGACTGACTGACCCCCCACTGCTCGGCGAGGGTTGGCATGATGATCGCGAACGTATAGCGGTGCAGATAAAGCGTCCACGAAGTGGCGCAAGAGAGACCAAAAATTTGCCAGCGGACATGACTAGGCGCCAGGCGACGAGAGGCCGAAGGGGTTCCAGAGGTCGACAAAACGCCCACGCGGAATTCTCCAGCCGGACTTATGGCGAGGGTATCTTGGCGGCAGGCTGTCTAGGCGTCAATCATGGACAGGGAATTTGCCATGCCTGTGCCGCGTGGGTTATGATCCTGATCCCGCCCGTCTGCGTTGCCTGCCGACATTACCCGCTGCCCTCGCTCTGTAATCGATGAATCGACCCGCCGCCGATCCCGTCTTCCTCAGCGCGCGCCGCGAGGCGCTGGTGGCGTTCGTGGTGTGGGCATTCGCCTTGGCCTGGTCGGTTGGCTATTGCGCGGTCAATGGGTATCACCGCACCGCCGAATCGCTGACCTTTGTGCTGTGGTTTCCGGATTGGGTCTTTTGGGGCATCGTCGTCCCCTGGTTGGCCTGCGTGGTGGTGTCGATCTGGTTTGCCTTCGGATTGATGCGCGACGAGGATCTGGGAAGCAACGAGCAGGACGACGACGAGCATGAGTTCAGCGAGCCGGAGCATCGCCATGACTAGTGCGCTGCTGTGGGCCGCCGCCGAAAGTCCGGGCCTGGGAGCAATCCTGGCGCTGCTGATTGTTATCGCCATTTCTGTCTGGCTGGGCACTCTGGCCCAACGCGCCGTAAAGAAGGGTTCGTTTCTCAAGGGTTATTTCCTCGGCAATCGTGGGCTGGGTGCGTGGGCCCTGGCGCTGACGGCCACGGTGCAAAGTGGCGGGACGTTCATGGGCTATCCGTCGCTCATCTATGCACATGGATGGGTCGTGGCCTTGTGGATTGGCAGCTACATGGTCGTGCCAATCACCGGTTTTGGCGTGCTGGGCAAACGCTTCGCTCAACTGTCGCGGCGCACTGGCGCGATCACCGTACCCGACTTATTGCGGATTCGATTTGGCAGTCCGGCGGTGGGATTAATCTCCTCCTTGTTCATCATCGTTTTCATGTCGTCGATGATGGTGGCGCAGTTCAAGGCCGGCGCGATCGTGATGAAGCTGACACTGCCAGGCACGACTTCGCTGGCGCTCAGCGAAGAATTGGAAGATACAGCGACAGAATCGGTCCAAGGCGACAGTAAACCGGGAGCCGCCAAAAGCACCCTCGATCGACGATATCTGCTCGGTTTGGCCGTATTCTCGCTGACTGTCGTGGGCTACACGCTGATTGGCGGTTTTTTGGCCTCGGTGTGGACCGATCTTTTCCAAAGCGTGCTGATGCTGATCGGCGTCGTCATTTTATTCCTGCTGGTGGTGCCGCTGACGATCGGCGCGCCGATGCAAGCGGCGACATTGGAAGCGATGGCCAAGACCGGGCCGGATTACGCCTTCGGCCCGGGATTTTCGCCGTCGGGTCGACAATTTCTGCCGGTGAGCCTGGCATTTTCGTTTTTTGTATTGTGGATCTTTGGCGGCGTAGGGTCCCCTGCCGGCCAGGTGCGATTGATGGCCTCGCACGACACGCCAACAATTCGCCGCTCGATCGTATTGCTGTGCTTCTACAACACGCTGATCTATTTGCCGCTGATGATTATTTGCGTAACGTCACGGTCGATTTTTCCAGACCTCGACGCGCCCGACGAAGTGATTCCGCGGCTTGCTTTGTGGGCCACGCGCGACTTCTGGGGTGGTTCCTTCGTCGGCGGCATGATATTGGCCGCGCCGTTTGGCGCCGTCATGGCCACGGTCAGCACCTATCTGGTCGTGATCGCGTCGGGCGTGGTTCGTGACGTGTATTTGCGATTCTTGCGACCGCACGCCGGTCAGACCGAAATCCGTCGGATTTCGCAAGGAGTGATGATATTCTTCGGCTTGCTCTCGGTGGCGCTGAACATCTATCCAGTCAAGTATTTGCAAGCACTGGTCGTCTTCAGCACCTCGACCATTGCGGCGACCCTGCTCGTGCCCGCGATCATGGCGGCCTACTGGCGACGCGCGACTGTGCCCGGTGCGCTCGCCGCCATGTTGACCGGTTCGGCCACTATGCTCGCGCTTTTCGGAGCCGGCTGGATCATGGCCTTCTACGAGATGGATCAGAAACTGGGTCCTGATACGTCCTTCCGAGCTTATTACTTGTTGGGCATTGAACCTATTGTGTGGGGAATGATCGTTTCCATGCTGGCCGGGGTGGGTGTGAGCTTGGCGACAGAGCCGCCGGACGAACGGCTCGTTTCGTGGCTGTTCGACCGTCAAGATGGCGAGCAACCGACCGCGATTCAGCACGGGTGACCGCAACGATTCCTACCCATGTTGGATCGATTTGAGAATGGCCCTTACCAGCTATGGACTACGGGTCATCGCAGGGTCGGGAAGTAAGCGCCGCCGCAATAACGTCACGTTTTGCAAGTTTCCAGCTTCGCTCGCACATTGACGCAGCGACGTGTGGCGGGTCGACTTAAGCTCGACTCATGCAGTTTCTTATTCTTGCCACGACCATACCAGGCGAGGCGTGCGACGATGGCGAACCAGGCAACTCGACCCACAGATTCACCTCAAGCTGCGATTGCAGCGCAGCCCGGGGGAATTGGCAAAGCACAATACATGGCCCTCACGGCTGCGCTGTTGGGCTGGTTATTCGACGGCGCCGAGATGGGGGTTTTTTCGATGGTCGGTCGCCCCGCCATCAAGGACCTCATGCAAACCACGGAAGAGGCCGTGATTGGCCTCCGGTTTGGCATCATTACAGCGTGCTTTCTGGTGGGGGCGGCCACCGGCGGCGTCCTATTCGGCTGGCTGGGCGATCGCATTGGCCGAGTGCGGGCCATGACCCTCAGCATTCTTACGTACGCGCTATTTACGGGGCTGTGCGGCATGGTCGGCAGCGTCTGGCAGCTAGGGGCGTTGCGCATGATCGCTGCCTTGGGGATGGGCGGAGAATGGTCGCTAGGCGTTGCCCTGGTCATGGAGATTTGGCCCAATCGCTCCCGCGCCTTCATGGCCGGACTCATCGGCGCCGCGGCCAACGCGGGCTATTTGCTCGTCGGTGGAGTGGGCCTGGTGTTGAACAGCACATTGGAACGCCTGTCGATTTGGGGTAGCGAAGTCGGCTTTCGGCAAGAGTGGGTCGATGCCCTCACCGCCCACGGTGGCTGGCGGCTGTTGATGATGTGCGGCACGGCCCCAGCGCTGCTGACGTTCTTGATTCGGTTGTTTGTGCCCGAATCCGAACGGTGGGAGAAGGAACGAGATCGGGGCGCGACGGGTTACTGGGCCACACGCGATTTGTTGGCCGTGATCTTGGGATCGGCGGGGCCGGCCCTGATTATCTACTTGTGGGCCGACCGACCGGAGCCGCTCTCGGCCTTGGTGCGCCTGTCTGGAGCGGCGTTAGGTTTGGCGATCGCCACGCTGGGATACACGTACCCGGTGGTGCGGTACGTGCAGCGACTGGATGCCTCGGACGGACGGGCGCATGCCCTGACTCCTACGATTGCCCGCATGATGTTGGCGGCGGGTCTGAGCGGGGTGGCACTGTTGGGAACCTGGGGAGCGGCCCAATGGGTGCCGGCTTGGGCCGACAAGCTGACAGGCGGCGGCCTGCACGTGAAAGAATACACGCAGATGTGTTCGGCCGCGGGTGCCATTGTGGGAACGATCCTGGCCGCGCTCGCTGGTGATTGGTTGGGTCGGCGCTGGACCTACGTTCTGATGTGTGTCGCGTCGTTGGCCTCAGCGATTTGGCTGTATCAATTTCATGCCCAGTACGACGCGGGATTTCTGGCGGCAACCTTTTTATTGGGCGCCTGCACCGCCTCGTTCTACGGCTGGCTGCCGCTGTACTTGCCCGAGCTATTCCGTACGAGCCTGCGTGCCACGGGGCAGGGCTTCGGCTTTAACTTCGGCCGCATTTTGGCGGCGATCGGCGCGCTGCAAACGGGCAATCTGATGGGCGCCTTCCAGGAAGGCGTTACGGTCGCGGGGGTTTCACTTCCCGGCGGTTACCCGTTGGCCTGCACAACGATGAGCTCGGTGTATCTGATCGGCATGGCCTTGATTTGGCTGGCACCAGAGACGAAGGGGCAACCCCTCCCCGATTGAGAGCCACTTCGCGCGCGATAGAACCGTCCGTCGCTCTGAGACTAATTCTTCATCGTGCTGCGACTGGCTCGGGCGACTTCAGTAGAGTGCTGCTCTGAAAGCAAACTCAATCGAGCGGGCTGCTCACCAGGAGCAGGCAACCATCGTCCGAGGATTGGACCGGCTGCGGTTCGCCAGGCTTCCAATAGCGATATTCCCCGGCACGCAGGCAGCGATGGCCGATCGACAGTTCTCCCTGTAGCACGACACACTGCTCGCCTTGATCGTGCTGATGAGGTGGCATCCTAGTTCCCGGGGCCAGCCGTATGAGTGCCGTCACGCGTTGGCGCTCTCTGTCGAAGCGCAGCGGCCGCACGTACATTCCTTCGATGGAATACGGCTCCCAGTCGCGCGCCGCTTGCAACAATTCTGGCAGACTTTCCTCTACGGCCGCGACAAGTTCGCCGACCCCCTGCATTTGCTGTTCGGACAACTCGCCGAGCGATTCGTTGGCGGCGGCTAATGTTACGACGCGGCTTAGGGCGCTGGGGGTCACCGGTGGCGCGAGTCGCGCGAGGGCCTCGAACACCGGAGTCAGAGCACGCAACTCGCGTTCGCAGTCGGCGCAGCCAGCGATAAGATGCGCCTCGAAAGTCGTGCGTTCGTCATCTTCTAGCGCACCTGTTAGATACAAGGCTGCCAATTCCGCGGGATCCCCCAAGTTGTGGTCACCACTGGTCACGTGCCGTTTCCTTCATGCGGAGAGAGCATTCTGCGCAGCGCCCGGATTCCGAGCAGGATGCGCGTTTTGGCGGTGCCCAGAGGGATGTCTTGCCTCTGAGCTACCTGTCTGTGTGTCAGACCTTCAAAAAAGGCGAGTGAAATCGCCGAGCGTTGTTCGACCGGAAGTTTGGCCAGGGCCGCTTGTATCTGCTCGGCCGCCTCGTCCTGGGCCAAGCCCAGCAGCGGATCGACAGGTGGCGCCGCGGACTGCACTGCGATGCCCGTTATGCCGGGCCGCCTGCGGCGTAGAAAATCCACCAACCGCGATCGCGCGATCAACGTCAACCAAACCTCGGGACTCGAGCGGTGCGGTGCGTACTTAGACGCCGAACGCCACAGTTGATGAAACGTATCTTGCAGAACATCTTCCGCGTCTGCCCGATGACGTAAACAACGCATCAACAAGCCGAGCACGCGCGGAGCGTGCAGATCATAGAACAGAGCGAAGGATAGCCGATCGCCCGCGGCGATGCGCGCGAGCAACTCTTCGCTGCAAATCGCAGTCGTTGCGGGGACGGGCTCGACTGTTCTGCCGGCGCATGAATCCACGATCGAGATGGCGCACCCGTGGGTCTTCGAGGGAGAGGGATTACGTAAAGCATACATCGCGCGCAGGGCGACCCGCAAGCAACTGTCAATATACGGCAATGGACGGCCGCCGCGCGGTCGATGGGGGCAAATTTTGAATTTTTAAGTTCGCTTGAATCCGATCGTAAAACTGCGACGTACTATCCAAGTTCAGGTTGCTGGCGCGAGTCCCTGTGTCTAATGATTTTTCGCCCAGACTAACGCCCCACAGAGTCCCGCCGATATCTGACCCTGTTGGCGCCGTCGCTACCAGCCCTACGACGGTGCCGCAAATGCTCGCTGGCCGCCATGCCGTAAGAGATGGAGACGTTTGCGAAATATCGTCTTCGTCGCGCAAGCCTTGCGGTACGGCGGCCGCGGGCAGCTTTTTTAGGGGGCTGGGTTGGTAAGGACCCGGCAGTCGCCAGCCCATTTGTGAGTGGCCTGCGACGCCAATCACCCGCAGCTTGCCCGTTCGCACTCGACGCTCCCGCCCGCCGAGGGAATACGAGCGGGCCGAGGTCGCAGCAATTCGTCTGACAGTGACGCAGGGACTGTCTAACCACCGGGCGTCGGCTTGCGCGGCTTCAGGTCGGCGTACTATCCCGCCAGAGGCGCGTCGCTGCCCCCCATGCCATGTTTCTTGATCTCGTACATGGTGTCTCGCGCCAGCCGGCTATGGAAGCGACTGTAAAGTAGGTAAATCGCCAGGCCGATCGCCAGCCAGATTACCAGCCGCAGCCAAGTGCTCAAGGGCAGGAATAACATCATCGTCAGGTTGACGACGATTCCGAGAGGGGCAACGACGTAGACCACCGGACAGCGAAAGGGACGATGGACTTCAGGACGTTGGATGCGAAGTAAAAGTACTGCCGCGCACACCACGATGAAGGCCAAGAGCGTGCCGATATTGACCATTTTCGTCAAATCATTGATTGGCGTGAATGCCGCCACGACGCAAATAACGCCTCCCGTCAACATCGTGGCCAAGTGCGGCGAGCGATACTTGGGATGGACGTGGCTAAATATGGGGGGCAACAACCCGTCTCGCGACATGGCCATGAAAACACGCACTTGGCTGAGAAACGTCACCAGCAGCACACTGGTCATGCCCGCCAGCCCGCCGGCGGCAATCAGCCCCGAGGCCAGCCGTAACCCAGTGCTGTGTTCTTTCTCGCCAAGTTCCCCGAACGCACTCGCGATCGCGGCGTGCTGATCGATGGCAGGGTACGGAACCATACCGGTGATGATCGCGGAAACCGCGATGTACAAAACGGTACATAGCACCAACGATGCCATGATCGCAATGGGCATGTCGCGTTGCGGGTTGCGGGCTTCTTCCGCTTGCGTCGAAACAGCGTCAAATCCAATGAATGCGAAAAATACCAGCGACGCCCCCAACATCAAGCCCGAAATGCCGTAGGGCATGAACGACGAGCGCGTGGCATCGTCTAACGGCACAAGATAATGGTTCAATC containing:
- a CDS encoding PEP-CTERM sorting domain-containing protein, whose product is MLLTRVRAFQGAVILLTLAISQAANAQNLSFIVDTTGGATGLTPIANTSGNIGQYNAGSWLTVGGNLSVPVAGVGTAVGNFGPQAGDFPSGSFSTGNPGSLVSYIGGTLLANVTPTTISFPGSSNLVPGLYTGTYPEVAAAPIPLTPANGGATGTDVGEYGIATTLKVGGLVTVASVNSVLRSAVFDIQQNTGILNQALSGVVGTQTFVTNSNLASGIATGINDGAITSGSPATTSGFTTTIPATFAPSVGALGTLTTTMLDPARQIEQLMLTVPVSTALTFIISGSTPATEVLTINGQIAAHATYQVPEPGSIVMLGMGGVALASIGCRRMRRRTVAET
- a CDS encoding PEP-CTERM sorting domain-containing protein, translating into MRSTRIRAFQGAAIALVLGLSQVSNAGTVTFTVDTTGGATGLTPIAPTTANTGKYAAGSFLTLSGNISASASGISASGAFTATAGSSGAFSTGNPGSLTSFYSGTLLANVTPTTIAFPGGSTLDAGLYTAHYPVAGGAAVPLAPQIGGGTDNAPGSDPADYGVAISLKALGIFTAASGNAALRNAVADISQTGGILSQALIGAPGTQTFTTTGGIGVALTGGDLDYNLKGAVVLGNTVPNLYGTGTLAGAPIAVSTGGVGTLTTVILDPVRQIESLMLTVPIKSTVTETITGSTPATIVIGLTGQVAAYATYQVPEPGSIVMLGMGGVALASVGYRRMRQRSRRQA
- a CDS encoding metallophosphoesterase family protein; this encodes MPNFDRRRFLQAGSLLLAGGYVQIAFGDDAGPAPAFAAQPTFEPTALFLTWQRDPTTSMTMQWIGSEKEGADRPIWFSQAGSNLWRQKAGSPRQYPMTEKWIHRTELTGLTPDTEYVFRVGLDSPELRFRTMPAKATNTIHFVSGGDAGTGTHPVQTNRVAAVQAPQFVVIGGDLAYENGKSPDTFLEFLKNYSRDLRSDRQQLIPMLACIGNHEVNGGYGKSRKEAPFFYAMFDGLFSDSGYASLDFGDYLSLVLLDTNHTTPIEGAQTDWLAKTLKDREECPTVFVFNHVPAYPSFRPIGLDFAGDLGTGTGNRKLWAPLFERYNVDAVFEHHDHTYKRTHPLLDGHTNKNGIVYLGDGSWGKIRKPAKPEARPYLAVTDEAYHLSVHRIEGDQRFHVALSDTGRVVDICSTTKRARTGSRA
- a CDS encoding GNAT family N-acetyltransferase; amino-acid sequence: MSDQPSITTARLLLRHWTDNDQDAFAALNADPRVMAHFPKVLDRAESDTTATRIRDHFARHGFGLWAVEVPGVAPFVGFVGLSIPQFHAHFTPCVEIGWRLAYQYWGHGYASEGARAALALGFNELKLVEIVSMTAVDNQRSRDVMHRIGMTYSPVDDFDHPQLPAGDRLLRHVLYRLSRTTWERRAAVEPVGNG
- a CDS encoding MFS transporter, encoding MGVLSTSGTPSASRRLAPSHVRWQIFGLSCATSWTLYLHRYTFAIIMPTLAEQWGVSQSGLGFMQSAFYSSYVALQVPTGLLVDRLGTHLFLGGIVLAWSGVLALHAWAPTPAAMYWVRLLFGVTQAGCYPALGKVTQAWFPLSIRTSLQGWIASFFGRMGGFTANLLFASVMLGFLGLDWRTSILLLAGWGVVLGVAVLIVFRNSPAAHPHVNAAELAIIEDGQPADDGTLVEEATTFLHSPVAAESRSRGAVLWRWSQGISARSAANLGFFLLQFFGATFADTIYVVWMPSVLKQVHGMDNLQMGIFASLPLLGGALGGVLGGYINDFLIRVIGRRWARSVVGCVGNASAGLLVLVALAFIEEPAVFCGLLFCAKVFSDWAQPTTWGTVTDISGPYAATIFGLGNGVGGLGTVIAAPALGMVAERFSWYAVFLLIAATYAISSLVWLAVNCTIPVFTTGTRQPHA
- a CDS encoding sodium:solute symporter is translated as MTSALLWAAAESPGLGAILALLIVIAISVWLGTLAQRAVKKGSFLKGYFLGNRGLGAWALALTATVQSGGTFMGYPSLIYAHGWVVALWIGSYMVVPITGFGVLGKRFAQLSRRTGAITVPDLLRIRFGSPAVGLISSLFIIVFMSSMMVAQFKAGAIVMKLTLPGTTSLALSEELEDTATESVQGDSKPGAAKSTLDRRYLLGLAVFSLTVVGYTLIGGFLASVWTDLFQSVLMLIGVVILFLLVVPLTIGAPMQAATLEAMAKTGPDYAFGPGFSPSGRQFLPVSLAFSFFVLWIFGGVGSPAGQVRLMASHDTPTIRRSIVLLCFYNTLIYLPLMIICVTSRSIFPDLDAPDEVIPRLALWATRDFWGGSFVGGMILAAPFGAVMATVSTYLVVIASGVVRDVYLRFLRPHAGQTEIRRISQGVMIFFGLLSVALNIYPVKYLQALVVFSTSTIAATLLVPAIMAAYWRRATVPGALAAMLTGSATMLALFGAGWIMAFYEMDQKLGPDTSFRAYYLLGIEPIVWGMIVSMLAGVGVSLATEPPDERLVSWLFDRQDGEQPTAIQHG